A region from the Acyrthosiphon pisum isolate AL4f chromosome A1, pea_aphid_22Mar2018_4r6ur, whole genome shotgun sequence genome encodes:
- the LOC100572218 gene encoding tubulin alpha chain, testis-specific — translation MRECISVHVGQAGVQIGNACWELYCLEHGIQPDGQMPSDKANGDDSFNTFFSETGYGKHVPRAVFVDLEPTVVDEVRTGTYKQLFHPEQLITGKEDAANNYARGHYTIGKEIVDVVLDRIRKLADQCTGLQGFLIFHSFGGGTGSGFASLLMERLSVDYGKKSKLEFAIYPAPQVSTAVVEPYNSILTTHTTLEHSDCAFMVDNEAIYDICRRNLDIERPSYTNLNRLIGQIVSSITASLRFDGALNVDLTEFQTNLVPYPRIHFPLVTYAPVISAEKAYHEQLSVGEITNACFEPANQMVKCDPRHGKYMACCMLYRGDVVPKDVNAAIAAIKTKRSIQFVDWCPTGFKVGINYQPPTVVPGGDLAKVQRAVCMLSNTTAIAEAWARLDHKFDLMYAKRAFVHWYVGEGMEEGEFSEAREDLAALEKDYEEVGLDSVEGQFDEGVEDF, via the exons ATg cgTGAGTGTATCTCTGTGCACGTTGGTCAAGCAGGAGTTCAAATTGGTAATGCTTGCTGGGAGCTGTATTGCTTAGAACATGGAATCCAACCTGATGGTCAAATGCCATCCGATAAAGCCAATGGCGATGACAGTTTCAATACTTTTTTTAGTGAAACTGGTTATGGTAAACATGTTCCAAGAGCTGTGTTTGTTGACTTGGAACCCACTGTTgttg acGAAGTACGCACGGGCACATACAAACAACTTTTTCATCCTGAACAATTAATAACGGGCAAAGAAGATGCAGCTAACAATTATGCTCGTGGCCATTATACTATTGGCAAGGAAATTGTTGATGTTGTACTGGATCGTATTCGAAAACTTGCCGATCAATGTACTGGTCTCCAAGGATTTCTAATATTTCATTCATTTGGTGGAGGGACTGGTTCTGGTTTTGCATCGTTACTCATGGAACGTTTAAGTGTTGATTACGGCAAAAAAAGTAAACTTGAATTTGCCATTTATCCTGCGCCACAA GTGTCCACAGCAGTGGTTGAACCATACAATTCTATTTTAACTACCCATACGACTCTTGAACATTCTGATTGTGCTTTTATGGTGGATAATGAAGCAATATATGATATTTGTCGCCGGAATTTGGATATTGAACGTCCTTCTTACACTAATTTGAACCGTCTCATAGGACAGATAGTGTCATCTATCACAGCTTCATTACGATTCGATGGAGCTTTGAATGTTGACTTGACTGAATTCCAAACAAACTTGGTGCCATATCCAAGAATACATTTCCCTTTAGTTACATATGCACCAGTAATATCAGCTGAGAAAGCTTATCATGAACAATTATCTGTTGGTGAAATCACTAATGCTTGTTTTGAACCTGCGAATCAGATGGTTAAGTGTGATCCTCGACATGGTAAATACATGGCATGTTGTATGCTGTATAGAGGTGATGTTGTGCCGAAAGACGTAAATGCTGCAATTGCTGCGATAAAAACTAAACGTTCAATACAGTTTGTAGACTGGTGTCCGACTGGATTTAAAGTAGGCATCAATTATCAACCGCCAACAGTAGTACCAGGAGGCGATTTAGCGAAAGTACAGCGGGCTGTTTGTATGTTGTCCAATACTACGGCTATTGCTGAAGCATGGGCTCGTTTGGATCATAAGTTCGACTTGATGTATGCTAAAAGAGCTTTTGTTCATTGGTATGTTGGTGAAGGCATGGAAGAAGGAGAATTTTCTGAAGCCAGAGAAGATTTAGCAGCTTTAGAAAAAGATTATGAAGAAGTGGGTTTGGATTCAGTTGAAGGACAATTTGATGAAGGTGTtgaagatttttaa